The nucleotide window CCATCGCGAACTCTCCCCTTCTCCTGGCCCCGCGGGTACACCCACCCGCATGTCTGTCGTCCGGATCACCGGCACCGTACCGTGCCGGGTCACTCGGTGCGGTCTGGCGAACGTACCCCGCTCGGGCGGATCCATTCCACCATCGCCGTTCCGCGCCGAGAGTGACCGGATCAGTTCTGGGGCCGGGGCCAGACCGACGGATCGGGGACGAACCCGATGCCCAGGTTCGTTCCGTCCCAGTCGGCGTCGACCACCGTGCATCGCCGCAGCACCGACGGCAGGCGCACCGGGTGGCGGAAACCCGCGATCGTCACCAGCAGGTCGTCTCCGCTGCGCCCGAGGGCCAGCGAATCCGGATCGGGTAGGCGCTGCGGCCACGACAGCCGATACACCGGGCCGGCCGGTCCGCCGCCCACGCGTCCCTGCCCCGCCTCGACCTCGGCCGCGGCCGACCCCCGCGGCATGCCGTGCGGCGCCGGCAGCGACACCGCGAGCTTGCGGAGCCGGGCCATGCGATCGATCGTGTCGGCCGACTTCTCGACGACCTGGACGCGGACGGATGGGGAGCCGTCGGCAGCCGCGAGTTCGGCCTGCACCATCTCGGCGATCTCGGCCACGGGCTCGGCGCCGACGCCACCGTTGACCTGGACCGAGGCCAGGGGCAGCCCCATGAGGTCGGCGGCGGCGAGGTGATGACCGGTCAGTCGCCGGCTCCGGTCGTCGGCGGCGAGCACGAGGTGCACCGCCACCGCGTGGGGGTCGGCGAACAGTTCGGCGATGTCGAGGCAATCGCGGTCGATGGCGTCGACGGCGGCCGTCAGCTGGGCGACCACCGGACGTTCGGCGGCCATCGCGAGACGGCGGTGCCGCGGCCAGAACCGATTCAGCGCTTGGCTGAGAACCGCTCCGCCGCGCAGGAATTGCAGTGGGTCACCACACCCGGAACAGTCGACGACGATCCGCTGCCACCGGCCGCTGACCGCCTCGTCCCGGATACGCCGCAGCAGGAGGAAGTCGTCGATCCCCGGCAGCGAGGTGAGCTCGGCGGCGTCGATCCCGGCCAGCGCGCCGACCCCGGGCAACATCGTCTTGCTGCGGCTCACCGTGTGCTCGAGGACGTCGACGAAAGCCGACCACGTGCGTTCGGTGAGGTCCAGCCGGTCCAGGCTCAGCAGGTGGAGGTACTTGGAGACCACGACGGGCTCCCCGGGCCGGCGATACACCCGTGCCCACTCGTGCACCGGCGACCAGCGGTCGACGGTGATGAGGAGGGTGTCGGATTCGGCGGCGGCGAGGCCCGATCGGGGCGAGGGTCGCGCCGCCCGGTTCGCGACGGGGCGCTGGGTCGCGCCGGCGGCTGCGATCGCGGAGACACCAGAGCCCCCCGGACCGAGCACCACGTGGATGGGTGTGAGATCGATCAGCCTTCGACCCTCTTCTTGAGGTCGTTCAGCGCAGCATCGGTGATGGCCTTCTCGGCGCGCCGTTTCAGCTGTCCGATCATCGGCACCTGCAGGTCGACCATGAGTTCATAGGTCACCTTCGTCGATCCCGGAACCTGTTGAGTGAGTACGTAACGCCCGCGCTGATCCTTCTGCAGATCACTCGACACCAGGCGCCACGAGACCGCTGTGGTGTTCGGATCCCATTCGTAGGCAAGCACATACGTGTCCTGCAGGACTCCGGCGTCGAGCATGAACCGGACCTCGGTGGCGCGGCCGGACTCATCGGTGCGCAGCACCTCGACCTCGCGAGCCGCGGTCACCCACTCGGGATAGTGCTCGAAGTCGGCGATGACGGCGAGGATGGCGTCGGCGTCGGCGCCGATGACGATGTCGCGTTCGGTGTGGTCGGCCATCACCGTGTCCCGGCCGCGGACGCGTCTCGTCCTGGTGCGGCGGCCTCGTGCCCGGCCGCCGGCCCACCGATGACACGGCCGTCCTCCAGCAGTCTCTTGACCTCGAAGGAGACGTCCTTGCCCGTCACCCGACGCTGCTTGTTCACCTCGGCCAGCACGTCGGCCCGGGCTCGCGCGTCCTCGGGCAGCGGGCCGGTGGGCTCGGCGTGGAGAAAATAATGAAGGACGAAGCCGTCGAGGACCGCCTCGTTCCAGATCTCCATCGTCCCCGACACCGGACCCTCGACCCGCCAGCGCACGCCCTGCTCGCCCCGGTCCTCGGTGACCGCCAGACGGAGGTCCGGCCACCATTTGCGCCAGTTGGCGGGGTCGCCGATCACGGCGGCTGCCGACGGCGGTGCCGCGGCGACGAAGACCTCGTCGGCCACCTGGATGCTCGTCACGCCCACTAGCTTCACATACTCGCGTCGACGCAGGGTAGTGCACCCGAAACCGACGTCGCGATCAGTCCCGTTCAGCAGCGGGGATACGATTCGGTCACTGATGTCTACTGGAGGGTAACCACGATGGGTGAGTACAGCGTGCCCGCGAAGTTCTCGATCGCCGACGACGAGAACTGCACGAACATCATCTTCGGCCTGGCGGAGCGGTCACCGCAGCACATCGTGTTCCGCCACAAGCAGGGCGACCGGTGGGAACCGGTGACTGCCGCCGACGCCGCCTCCCGGATCTCCGCGATCGCCAAGGGGCTGATCGCATCCGGCGTCAATCCCGGCGACCGGGTGGCGCTGCTGTCGCGCACCCGCCTCGAGTGGAACCTGTTCGACTTCGCGATCTGGTCGGCCGGCGCGATCACTGTTCCGATCTACGACTCCTCCTCCGCGGGTCAGATCGAGTGGATCATGCAGGATTCCGGTGCCGTGGCGATCGTCCTCGAGGACGACGGACATCGCGCCGAGTTCGAGTCCATCGATTCCCTCACCGCGCCGGTCACCGTCTTCCAGATCGACCGCACCGGCGCGCCGGGGGCCGTCGACGAGCTCGTCGCGGCGGGCGCCGACGTCCACGACGACGAGGTCGCAGCCCGCCGGGCCACCGTCAAGGCCGCCGACCCGGCGACCCTGATCTACACCTCGGGCACCACCGGACGCCCGAAGGGCTGCGAGCTCACCCACGCGAACATGCTGTCCGAGGTACGGGCGGTTCTGGCCGGCGACATCCTCGACAAGGTCATCGCCCGCGACTCCAAGCGCCTGCTGATGTTCCTCCCCCTCGCCCACGTGCTCGCCCGGGCCATCACGCTCGTCGCCATCGAAGCCGGCGCGGAGGTCGGGCACACCAGCGACATCCCGAACCTGGTGGACGAATTCGCCGTCTTCAAACCGTCGCTCATCCTGTCGGTGCCGCGCGTCTTCGAGAAGGTCTACAACACCGCACGCCAGAAGGCCCACGACGGCGGCAAGGGCAAGATCTTCGACGCCGCGTCGGACACCGCGATCGCCTACTCGCAGGCGAAGGAGAAGGGGCAGGTCGGCCTCGCGCTGAAGGTCAAGCACGGCGCCTTCGACGCGCTCGTCTACAAGAAGCTCCGCGCCGCCCTCGGCGACGAATGCCAGATGGCGATCTCCGGTGGCGCTCCGCTCGGCGCCCGCCTGGGCCACTTCTTCTCCGGCGTCGGCGTGCCCGTATTCGAGGGTTACGGGCTGACCGAGACCACCGCGGCCTTCAGCGTGAACACCCCGTCGGCATCGAAGATCGGCAGCGTCGGGAAGCCGTTGTCGGGCAACGCCGTTCGGATCGGGGACGACGGCGAGGTGCTGCTGCGCGGCGGAGTCGTCTTCACCGAGTACTGGCAGAATCCGGAGGCCACCGCATCGGCGGTCGTCGACGGATGGTTCCACACCGGCGACCTCGGCACCGTGGATGCCGATGGATTCATCACCATCACCGGCCGCAAGAAGGAATTGATCGTGACCGCGGGCGGCAAGAACGTCTCCCCCGCCGGACTCGAAGACGTCATCCGCGCCAATGCGTTGATCTCGCAGGCGACCGTCGTCGGTGACGCGAAACCGTTCGTGGCCGCACTCATCACGATCGATCCCGAGGCGTTCCCGGCGTGGAAGGAACGCACCGGCAAGCCGGCGTCCGCGACGGTCGCCGATCTCGCCGACGACACCGACCTGCGGGCCGAGGTGCAGTCGGCCGTCGACCTCGCCAACAAGACGGTGTCCAGCGCCGAGTCGATCAAGAAGTTCCGGATCCTGCCGACCGATTTCACCGAGGAGACCGGCGAGATGACGCCGACCCTCAAGGTCAAGCGCAACGTCGTCGTGCAGAAGTTCGCCGGCGACATCGAGGCGATCTACCAGCGCTGAGCCCAGCGCCGGCGGCGTGGGCCGCCTACGCCGGTTGCTCCTCAGAGCAACTGGCGTAGGCGGGCCGCCATCTGGCTCCACTGCCAGTTCTCGACGACGTATCGCCGTCCCGCCCGGCCCATCTCGGCGGCTGCGGCGCGATCACCGAGGATCGACAGGGTCGCCAGGGCGACGGCGTCGACATCGGTGCCGTCGACGGCGGTGCCGGTGACCCCTTCCTCGATGGTCTCCGGGGCACCCCCGGACAGGCCCGCGACAACGGGCACGCCGGACGCCGACGCCTCCAGGTAGACGATGCCCAGCCCTTCCACGTCCAGACCACGACCCCGCGTGCGGGACGGCATCGCGAACACGTCCGCGATGTTGTGGTAGGCGGCGAGCTCGTCGGCGGGCACCGAACCGGTGAAGATCACCTCACCCGCCACCCCCGTGTCGGCGGCGAGGTCGCGCAAGGTCTTCGCATAGGGACCACCGCCGACGATGACGAGCGTGGCGTCGGGAATCGTGCGCCGGATCAACGGCAACGCGCGGATCAGGACATCCTGACCCTTGCGCGGCACAAGTCGCGACAAACAGAGGATCGTCGGCCGCTCCCCCAGGTCGAGACGTTCACGAAACCGCTGACGCAGCACCGGATCCGGGGCGAAACGTTCGGTGTCGACGCCTGGGGGCAGATGTTCCAGGGCCGCGCGGGCACCGAAGGCCGATGCGAAACGGCCGCGGGTGTAGCGGCTGACGAAGGTGATCACATCGGTGTGGCGACCGATGTGACCCAGCACCTGTCGCGCGCCCGGGAGCATCGACCAGCCGACCTCGTGACCGTGTGTGCTCGCGACGATCCGCTGCGCGCCCGCACGACGCATCGCCGGCGCCAGGACGGCCAGCGGTGCGGCCGCCCCGAACCACACCGTCGAGATCTGTTCTCGGCGCACGATCTCGGCGGCGCGCCGCGCGACGAACGGAGTGGGCAGCATGAGGGTCGTCGGGTGCCGGTACACCCGGTATGCCGCCGCCGCGTCGAACTTCTCGTGCGAGTCGCCCCGCCACCGAGGCGCGTAGACGACCACATCCTCCGGGGGCAGCAGCTCCACGAGATTCTGGAGGTAGGACTGGATGCCGCCGGGCCGGGGCGGGAAATCGTTGGTGAGCAGCAACGTCCGGGCCATCAGCCGGCCTGCCGTACCAGCCAGCGCTGCCACCCGGCGAGCAGTTCGGCACGCGTCAGCCCGAGGCTCGAGGCGATCGCCGCGTCCTGGGCCGTGGGCACGGCCGACGCCGCGACCCCCACGTACATCTTCTTCAGTCGGACCTCGTCGAACCGATCGGCGACGTAGGCCGCCAACGACCACGCACTCTGATAAGCCACCTGTGAAGTCTGCCCGTCCATCGCGAAGTCGGCGTCGGCGGGTGGGCCCGCGGGGACGGCGCCGGCGCGCACGGTCGCGGTCAGATCGGGAGCGGCGTCGGCGAACCGCGTGTAGGTGCCCTTGCGGCCGACGTACTCGGCCACCCCCTCGGTGATCCACAGCGGCGCGTCGAGCGCGGTGGAGGTGCGGGCGGCGACGTGCGTCAGCTCGTGCCGGAGCACCACGGCGAGTGTCGGAGGCGCGAGTTCCCGGATCGCCGGGGTCAGGATGATCCGCTGTCCGGTCGCGGTGCGCTGCACCAGGTCGACACTGCTGTACACCGTCGCGGCCGCCGCCGTGTCGGTGGCCGCGCGCCCGTCGGGCACCAGCGCGCTGAACTCGACGTCGGTCGCGGTCGCCACGATGACGGCACGGCGATCCCAGGAGTCGCCCCAGAAGTCACTGACGGCATCGACCGCGGCCGGCAGCTCACGCCGAAGCGCCGTCACCGCCGGTCCGGTTCGCGGGTACGACGCGACCACCGACGTGCCGCCCGCGGTCGCGGTGTCGGCGACCTGGAGACCGGGCAGCTCCCACATCTGGGTGGGCGACGGGTCACGACCCAGCGCCTCGGCATCGGCGACGAGGCGCCACTCGTCGCCGTGGCGGGCGACCACGAACTGGGTGCCGACGACCACCTCGGCCTCGGCGATACCCGGAACGGTCTCGCCGCCGAGCGCGTAGCGCAGCTCCACCGGTGCCACCCACGAGTCGGAACTCCCCCCGGCGTCGAGGAGTTCTTGGAGCTCGCCGGGGACGAGGACCTCCGCCTCCTCGGTGGGCGCGAGCTGATACCGGAACCCTGCGAACCGCAGAGTGCCGGAACGATCGTTGCGCGGCGTGAACCGGCGGGGCGCGAACGTGCTGGTCGCGGTGAGGAATCTGTTCTTGAACGCGGGGGTGGCGGCGGTGTCGAACAGGGTCCCGATCGCCCGTATGTCGCCGGAACGCACGGTCTCGGTGAGCGAGTCGAGCAGCCTGGTCACCCCCGCGGCACGATCACGCTCGTAGACGTTGACCTCGGAACTCGGCGTCGACTCCGCTCCTGCCGATGGGCTCGCTCCCCCCAGCGGATCACCCGTGCCGCATCCGGTGAACGTGCCGACGACGACCAGCGCGACGACCGCCGACGACAGGCCGGCACGCCGACGCCGCGAGATCACCGTGGACTAGAACCGGCGAGCGGAGTTGTACGGGCCTGCCTCGTCGATCGGCACGACCTTGACCGGGACGCCGAAGGTCGAGGCATGGATGACATATCCGTCGCCGACGTACATGCCGACGTGATGCGCGTCCGGGTAGTAGATGATCAGGTCGCCGGGCTTCAGATCGTTGCGGTCGACGGCGGTCCCGCCACCCATCTGCGCCTCGCTCGACCGCGGGATGGTCTTGCCCGCCTGCTTGAATGCCCAGACCATCAGGCCGGAACAGTCGAATGAGTTCGGTCCGGTGGCGCCCCACACGTACGGATCACCGATCCGGGTCAGCGCGGCCTGTACCGCGATGAGTCCGGCCGCGGTACCCCTGGGCACCAGACGCGGATCGAAGTCGAAGGTCGGTCCGCGCAGCGCGGCGAGCTGCTTTCCGGTCATGGACTTGTAGATCGCCCGGATCTGGATCGCCTGGAGCTGCAGGTCGGCCTGTTTCGTCTGCAGATCACCGCGGACCCGCTCGGCGCGGGAGACCGCCTCGGAGGCCGCCACTGCCGTCTGCTCGGCGTCTTTCTTCGCGATCTCCGTGCGTGCGCGAACCTTCTTGATGGCGGTGAGATCCGCCGACGCCTGACGCGAGATCATGTCCAGGCCCGACATCTGGTCGAGCAGTGCCTGGGGCGAGTCGCTGATCATCACCGCGTAGAGGCCACTCACGCGAGCGCCCTGGTAGCTGGCGCGCACGATGGCGTCGACGCGGTTCTGGTGCACCGCCAGCTGGGCGCGGCTCCTGTCGAGCGTCTGCTGTGCCTCGGCCGCCGCCCTCTTGGCCGTGGCCACGATGCCGCGCTGCTTGTCGTACTCGATCTTCGCGTTGTGCATCGCCTCGGTGGTCTTCTCCGCGTCGATGCCGAGCTGCTTGTAGCGGTCGAGCAGCTGATCGGCCGAGCGCGCGGGCACCGCACGGGCGTCCCCGACACCACCGGAGACCGTCGGTATGAGCACGGCGAGCGCCGACAGGACGCAGACCGCGAACATCAGCGGACGCGAACGCATGGGTGGCCGCATGACGCGAGCCCGCCCCTCCCCGATCAGCACGGTCCTACTCACTCCCTCGTGTGTGCTCGTCGATCCTGAGCAACCCGGGCCTCCCGTCACCCGTGCCCCACGTCCCGTCGACCACCCTAGGGCGCCGACAGGCCCCCTGGACTGGTTCGGGCGGATCGCAATCCACGCGATCCGCCCGTCCCGAGACCCTCGTGCTCAGTCTGTCCGTGTTCGGTTGTCGTCAGTAACGACGGATTCCCGTCAGGGTCCACTCCTTGACGGCGTCGCGCTTGACCGGCGTGCCGTAGTTGGACGAGTGGACGAACTGGCCGTTGCCGACATAGATGCCGGCGTGGCCGCCACCGTTGAAGATCATGACGTCGCCCGGCTTGGCTTCGGAGTAGGACACCGCACGTCCGCCGCCGAGCTGGCCGTAGCTGTCGCGCGGAATGTTCTTGCCGGCCTGCTTGTAGGACCAGTAGACGAGACCCGAGCAGTCGAATGCGTTGGGGCCGGCGGAACCGTAGGAGTACGGCGAGCCGATCTTGCTCTCAGCGGCCTTGACGGCCTTCTCACCCGCGGTCAGCTGCGGCTGGCCCAGGGGCGCGCCGCCCTGCGGACGGAACTGCTGGGGAATCTGGTCAGGGGCGATGCCCGGCACGGTGAACTGTCCAAGGTTGGGGATCTCGACCGTGGCCGCGGGCGACTTCTTCACGGGCGTCGCCGGGGGTGCGGGCTTGGCGTCCGGGGCCTTCGCACCGGGCAGGGCCGGGATCTCGAAAGTCCCCAGCGGGGTGTGGACCGGGGCGGCGAGAGCAGGGCCGGCGGCTGCGGCGAGCGAACCGAGCGTGATCGATCCGGCGATCACCGCCTTCTTGGCGACCGTGCTGCCACGATTGGGCTGTTCCAAACGATGTTTGGCCACGAAGCGAGTTCTCCTTCAGATCTTCCTCTACCGCCGACCGAGTTAGCTGTCGGGTTCGGGCCGGAAGAGTGGCCCTACGCGTGTTTCGCGCATGAGGTATCCACTGGACACTCATGCGTGGCAACGCGATTCACCCCGATTCGGAACGGATTCGCTGAGACGCATCCGTGGTGATGCGCTCCGACGAGCCCGCCCGAAGGTTGTGGTTCCCCGGTTCGCCGCAAGGGCGATTGAGCGGTGACTACTGCGGACCACTTCTGTTGAAGCGGGACGCTCCGCAAAGGTCTCAGAAAGGTTACGAAATCGGATGCGCTCTGTCCACTAAGCGACAGACAGCCAAACCTCGGCCGCTTTTCAACCGGCCCTGAGGACCGTCACAGAGGCGCGTCGATCTGGTGCCTGAACTGCGGTTTTCGCCGATCTTGCAGATCGTGCAGCGCCAC belongs to Gordonia sp. KTR9 and includes:
- a CDS encoding ArsA family ATPase, whose product is MVLGPGGSGVSAIAAAGATQRPVANRAARPSPRSGLAAAESDTLLITVDRWSPVHEWARVYRRPGEPVVVSKYLHLLSLDRLDLTERTWSAFVDVLEHTVSRSKTMLPGVGALAGIDAAELTSLPGIDDFLLLRRIRDEAVSGRWQRIVVDCSGCGDPLQFLRGGAVLSQALNRFWPRHRRLAMAAERPVVAQLTAAVDAIDRDCLDIAELFADPHAVAVHLVLAADDRSRRLTGHHLAAADLMGLPLASVQVNGGVGAEPVAEIAEMVQAELAAADGSPSVRVQVVEKSADTIDRMARLRKLAVSLPAPHGMPRGSAAAEVEAGQGRVGGGPAGPVYRLSWPQRLPDPDSLALGRSGDDLLVTIAGFRHPVRLPSVLRRCTVVDADWDGTNLGIGFVPDPSVWPRPQN
- a CDS encoding SRPBCC family protein; the protein is MADHTERDIVIGADADAILAVIADFEHYPEWVTAAREVEVLRTDESGRATEVRFMLDAGVLQDTYVLAYEWDPNTTAVSWRLVSSDLQKDQRGRYVLTQQVPGSTKVTYELMVDLQVPMIGQLKRRAEKAITDAALNDLKKRVEG
- a CDS encoding AMP-dependent synthetase/ligase; translated protein: MGEYSVPAKFSIADDENCTNIIFGLAERSPQHIVFRHKQGDRWEPVTAADAASRISAIAKGLIASGVNPGDRVALLSRTRLEWNLFDFAIWSAGAITVPIYDSSSAGQIEWIMQDSGAVAIVLEDDGHRAEFESIDSLTAPVTVFQIDRTGAPGAVDELVAAGADVHDDEVAARRATVKAADPATLIYTSGTTGRPKGCELTHANMLSEVRAVLAGDILDKVIARDSKRLLMFLPLAHVLARAITLVAIEAGAEVGHTSDIPNLVDEFAVFKPSLILSVPRVFEKVYNTARQKAHDGGKGKIFDAASDTAIAYSQAKEKGQVGLALKVKHGAFDALVYKKLRAALGDECQMAISGGAPLGARLGHFFSGVGVPVFEGYGLTETTAAFSVNTPSASKIGSVGKPLSGNAVRIGDDGEVLLRGGVVFTEYWQNPEATASAVVDGWFHTGDLGTVDADGFITITGRKKELIVTAGGKNVSPAGLEDVIRANALISQATVVGDAKPFVAALITIDPEAFPAWKERTGKPASATVADLADDTDLRAEVQSAVDLANKTVSSAESIKKFRILPTDFTEETGEMTPTLKVKRNVVVQKFAGDIEAIYQR
- a CDS encoding glycosyltransferase family 4 protein, whose translation is MARTLLLTNDFPPRPGGIQSYLQNLVELLPPEDVVVYAPRWRGDSHEKFDAAAAYRVYRHPTTLMLPTPFVARRAAEIVRREQISTVWFGAAAPLAVLAPAMRRAGAQRIVASTHGHEVGWSMLPGARQVLGHIGRHTDVITFVSRYTRGRFASAFGARAALEHLPPGVDTERFAPDPVLRQRFRERLDLGERPTILCLSRLVPRKGQDVLIRALPLIRRTIPDATLVIVGGGPYAKTLRDLAADTGVAGEVIFTGSVPADELAAYHNIADVFAMPSRTRGRGLDVEGLGIVYLEASASGVPVVAGLSGGAPETIEEGVTGTAVDGTDVDAVALATLSILGDRAAAAEMGRAGRRYVVENWQWSQMAARLRQLL
- a CDS encoding NlpC/P60 family protein; the protein is MRSRPLMFAVCVLSALAVLIPTVSGGVGDARAVPARSADQLLDRYKQLGIDAEKTTEAMHNAKIEYDKQRGIVATAKRAAAEAQQTLDRSRAQLAVHQNRVDAIVRASYQGARVSGLYAVMISDSPQALLDQMSGLDMISRQASADLTAIKKVRARTEIAKKDAEQTAVAASEAVSRAERVRGDLQTKQADLQLQAIQIRAIYKSMTGKQLAALRGPTFDFDPRLVPRGTAAGLIAVQAALTRIGDPYVWGATGPNSFDCSGLMVWAFKQAGKTIPRSSEAQMGGGTAVDRNDLKPGDLIIYYPDAHHVGMYVGDGYVIHASTFGVPVKVVPIDEAGPYNSARRF
- a CDS encoding C40 family peptidase — its product is MAKHRLEQPNRGSTVAKKAVIAGSITLGSLAAAAGPALAAPVHTPLGTFEIPALPGAKAPDAKPAPPATPVKKSPAATVEIPNLGQFTVPGIAPDQIPQQFRPQGGAPLGQPQLTAGEKAVKAAESKIGSPYSYGSAGPNAFDCSGLVYWSYKQAGKNIPRDSYGQLGGGRAVSYSEAKPGDVMIFNGGGHAGIYVGNGQFVHSSNYGTPVKRDAVKEWTLTGIRRY